From the Leptospira congkakensis genome, the window TGGGAACATGTACTGCTTGTGCAGCTTCTACAACTCGCATGATATCGGTTTCGGAAACAATCCGTTCTCTGTTTGTTACGGCGATAATTCCTTTTTCATTGAACCCATACACTGACTTTCCAGAAACATTTACTACAACAGTACTTACTTCTTGGCCAGCCATCAGTTCCGCATCACCAAACGCTTCTATGATGGACTTGGTTGTGGTTTCTATATTAACAATGGAACCATTTTTAATTCCAGCGGAAGGATAAACTCCCGTTCCAATAATTTCGATTTCGTGATCTCCTACCAGTCGTCCAATGACAACTTTGACAAGTGAGGATCCTAAATCCAAGGCCGTTATGATAGGTGCATCATCATAGCTCATATTAGTGGTAAATGGCATCCTCTCCTCTTAAATCAATAGAAACCGCTTTTACAGATTCGGTTTCCATATAAGCCAAGGATGCATATAACTTGCGAAAAATATTTAATTCTAATTTATCACCTAAGTATACTTTTATGGAGTTTGGTGATTTTAAATACATTGTAAAATTGCCGTCTCGTTCAGCGACAAGTTCTGAAATTCTAGACTTGAGTGGTGGATATAAGGAGAGAGCCTGTCGCATTTCTTTGGTGATATCAAAAATCTGTCTGCCTTCTAGTTTCCCATCCCCAACAGTGAACTGCCCACTAATCACAATTATATGATCAGCTAACACCCGATCTCTGGAAAGTATCTCCAGGTCTTCATCCACTTCATACAGGGAATTTCCTACATGTATGACAAATTCGGCGACTTTCTCCTGTACATTGATAATCAAAAATCCATCGGGGTCTCTAGTAACTCGGACTCTCCGAATTCTAGGATGGGTTGCGAGTTTTTTCTCCCAGTCCTTCCAATCTCCAATTTTAGGTGATTCCGGATCCACCTCTAGAAACGTAAGAATCAAAGTTGGGGAAAGAGCCACAAGACCTTCCCATTCCAAACGAACTACCGGCTTCGCTGGTCTGCCCCAACGGAAGACAAGTCCCAGAGCCACAAGACCCACAAAGACAAGTAAGATTGGAACTACACGCCCAAATCGTTTTTCTTTGATTTCTTGGGGAGTGTCAACCATATATTGATTATGTCACATAGTGAGGCTGTATGGAAAGCATTAATATGAATTGGGTGGGTACAAAAAAAGGCCAGGCGAACCTGACCTTTCTCATAAATCTCAAACTGAAGTTGAGGTTGATTAGTTTTGTGCTACCAACATGGACTTTTGGCTTAGGTCCATGGAGACAGTGCGGTATTTTTGTGCTTCTTTTTCAAGAGCCTCAGCACGGCGAAGAAGTTCTTTCTTCTCGTTCATTTGGCTAAGAATTTTTCCACCGCGAGGAGATCCCGCTCTGTCACGAAGTGCCTGAGCGAGCTCTACTTTTTCTTTAGCGACGTTCGCTAGGTATTCCGAAACAGCAGATTTTTGCGCTGGAGTAGTTGCTTGTTCAATCATAGCAGTCTCCAAAAGCTCTAATCTTTCGTTTGTATCTAAAGCTTGAAGATTTGCAGTAGCAAGTCCGAAAGCTAAGATCCCTGTTGCGATTATCTTTGTTGTTTTCATGTGATCCTCTCTAGAGTGGGAACCTCTTTTTCCGATTCCCTATTTGTATTCTATGACTCTAAAACTCTTCTCATTAGGATTAAATTCAATCGGAAATTACGTAGAATTTCCCCACCAAAGGCCAAAAAAAAGAAAAAACAATGAATTTTGATTAATATTAATCAAAATTAGATTAAATTTAATCATTTTGATTGATAATCTGGTTCCAAAGGGCGATTTCAGGTTCCTTTTGGGTATAAAAAAACCCTCCGAAGAGGGTTTTCTAAAAAATCAAAATCCTAAATGAGGCTTTCGATCAGTATTTTGTCTTTGTATAACTCAATTTTTTATTGAGGATGATGTCCACATTGGTCACTTCGCCTGGTTTTACGTGAATCTCTGAATTTTCAAGTTTCATTTCTTCCATGAAACTAGCACGGATTTCGTATTTTCCTGGTTTTAGGTTGGTGAACCAAAAGTAGCCATCTTTGTCGGTGGTAACCTTGAAGATTTGGTTTGTGGAAACCACGGTTGGCATATAGATAGGGTGTTTTTCTATCGGGTTGTCCAAGGTTTTGTAAAACACTCGGCCTCGAATCGCACCAAATCCATCCATAGAGTTGACCGCGTCCACAGTGACAGTTTGTTTCGGAAGCACTGCCGTTGCGGTTTTGTAAATCGGATACTTGTCTGCACGGATTTCAATTTGGTGTACTCCGGCAGGAAGATTGTCTATTTTTACATTATAGATATCGCCCTGGATCAGAGTTCCATTTTTTGTAACCGAACCCCAAATTTTGGATTTCTCGGTAGTGACTTGGGAAGTGTACTCCTGATCATCCACAAGAACCTTAATCGATCTTACTTTGTCTTCGGCAGGGGAAGATTTTAATTTCCCTTGTTTGTTGAGCAGGTCATAAGGCGATTTTGTTGCAGCTCCCCCAAAAGATTTGTCTTTGATGATGGAAGTGCGAATGAGGATACTTCCTGTTGTGACAGATGGTGGTGCCGGTGGTTCTACTTCCACAATGGGTGGAATGACCACAGTCGTATCGTTGGCAGGAGTTGGCTCCGGCTCTGGAGTTACGGGAGGGGTCGTTGTGTTGTTGTTTGGCGGAGTTGTGGTTTCCACCGGTGTGATTGGCACGTTGATGACTACATTGGGTGGTTTCGGTGGAGGGGTTTGTGGTTTAGGAGAACCTGACAAAAAGATCCCTGCCGCATTCCCAGAAACCTGTGGGGTTTGTTCATGGTTGAACTGACGAGCCATCTTCACTGTATCTTCTTTTGCTACAAAGAAGGCTTCGAGGGCTGTGACCACGCTATCTTTGTTTAAATCCCCTTTTTCAAGGGCGTTTCCAAAGTTATAAGTGAAAATACCATGGTTGATGGTTCCACCTACTTCGATGGAAGTTTGGTCATCGTCAGAGGAAGAAATGACAGCTTTGTCTTGGAAAAAATAGTCTTCTGCATTTTGGCGAACCACCCCATCATTTCCTTGGGCAATTGGGATTTCTGCGGCCCCACGAGTATTTTTCCCTTTTTTGGCAATCCCTCCCGAGTAACAACAGTCCATAACTAAAACCGTTTTTTGGGATTTGATTTCTGTTAAAAATTCATTTAACTCTTCATCAGAAATATGAGGGCGATCGTAACAAATCAGATAGTTACGCATTCCGTTTTTTGCTTTCGCATCTTTCATATACATTCCGTGACCGGAGAAGTATAAAAAAACAGAATCTTCTTTTCCCACAACTTTACCCAATTGGGTAATTGCATTTTTGACATTATCACGTGTGACCATGGAACCTAACAGGACTTTGATATCCTTGAAGTTTCCTTTCTTTTGGATTTTTTCTTTTAAGAAAGTAGCGTCCGCTTCACAAAGATTTAACTCAGGGATTTTAGCTGTGTTCCCTTTATAGTTAGAGCCAATGAACAACGCATAACGGTTCTGCCCAAACACCGGTAAACCGATGAGATAGGCCGATAAAATACAAACAAATATGTTTCGAAACGAAAACATGGTTGGGTTCCCTCTTATCCGGATGGAGTGCCTAATTCTCCATCACCGGAAATCGGAAATCAATTGGATTTTTATTTAGAATTCAAAAAACGAAACACTCGAGGGAGAACATAATTACGAAATTCTTCGTTTACCCGTTTTTCCCCTCGGCAATCGTAATGGATATTATCTACAAATTGGTCCGCTGGATAGGAAGAATCGGGAAACATAAAGAGTTCCACATCTGGATAGTCTCTAAAAAAAAGTTTAAGATCCGCAAGTAAATCTTTAGATTCTCTGGATTCTTGTCTTTCTTTCATCCAAGGCATATAAACCATTCCAAATCGAATCCCATTCGCTCGTGTATATTCAATCAGTTCTTTTATTACAACAAAGTCTGGTTTCTTATAAACATATGGCTTTGGATTGCTTAGTTCAAAATCCAATTCCTTTCGAATCATTTCTTTAGAAAACAATACAAGTTCTGGTTTCAATCGATTGGAAATATTATACTTTCCGAAATGGCGATTGATTTGGTCTTCGATTGTACGATTGTCTTCCAATTGTGATGAGGCAGGTTTACAAAGTCCTGCTTCCACATTTTCACAAGACTCACAAAATAGAGATCGTTCTTTGTAATTTTTATCCACTTTCCAATTGGAAACACTTAGGCCATTGCGAATGGCTCCATGAAACCGATAAGATTCATATAAAAGTGGCATTGCTTTCGAAAGAATATACAAACGTTCTACGCCAGAATACTGATTGGATAATTCGGAAAATGTAAATTGGTGGAGATAACGATGCCCAAAAAATTCCCAAAGGATTTGGTTTGCATCTTCTTGTTTTCCACTGTAACTGATGATATTTGTAGGAGTGACTGTTCGGAAAAAATTCTTCTGGATTCCTTCGTTCCATCTTCGATTGAGATAGGTGGAAACAGATTCGTTTTCCTCCACTTGTTTTGCATCCGGATCATAAAGTGGCGGACCATATCCCGTCGAATAGAGTTTAGGTGATGCAGCAAACAAAATCATTTTTGGTTTGGCATTTCCCTTTTTTAGATACTTATCCAAAAAGAAACGATAGTATTTGGGTCCCATGGCCGGTAAACTATGATTATAAACCGAATACTCAATACCTGGTTCTTTTGGGTATCCCGCAAGTGCCATTGAGCGAGAATCACCTAACACGATGATATCGGCATCACCTTTGCCAGATTCCACGAAGTTTTTCTTTAAGTTTACAAAAAAGATTTCTGGTTGTTCTAAATAGTGAATTCCTGTGAATCGAACCACAATTTCCAAAACCAAAAAAAACAAGAGGGTAATCCCTATTCCTAAAAATTTAGAACGCAAAGTAAATTACCTCCTTTCCGAAAACTCCACGTGTAAGGATGAGAAATCCCATGAAGGATAAAATAAAAGCCTGCACAATTGGATGAGTCAAAAAAATCCAGTATCTTTCCTTTTTGAAATAAGAGATTCCATCGATGATAAGGAGAGGCAAAAAGATTTTAAAATATTCACCAAAAAGACCCAACATATCTTTTATATTGTTATTTGGATATAGATCCCAATCCCAAACAAATAAAATCTTTTGCATATAAAGAAACATCATGTGAGCATCATATGCACGAAATCCGACTCCACTAAATGCAACGAGTGTATAAATTAACACTCTTGCAAAAGTTCCTGAAAGGATACTTTTGATTTTATCAACTAAGGAATGTTTTGTGGTTTCTGCAACTTCGGTTTTGTCTTCTTTCTTTTTAGCAAAAGCTACAAGATAAACAATGGTATAAACACCTTGTAAACAACCCCAAGTGATAAAGGTCCAATTGGCTCCGTGCCAAAGTCCGGACAAAAAGAAAATAATGAATAGGTTTCTGTATTGCGCAAACTTACCATATTTACTCCCTCCAAGGGAAATATAAATATAATCGCGAAACCACCTGTTTAGCGTTACATGCCAGCGATTCCAAAACTCTGTAGGTGTTTTGGAAAATTCAGGTGTTTCAAAATTAACGGTGAGAGTGACACCAAGAAGCCTAGAAACACCAAGAGCAATAAAGGAATAACCTGCAAAGTCACAATATATTTGTGTTAAAAATAAAAATCCACCAGCAAAAACTTGAGAGCCGTCCATGGCTTGGATGATGTCTGGATTTTGTGTATAAAGAGATTTTCCTGCTAGGAAAACTTGGTCTACGTACGTGGACAAATTATCAGCCACATACACCTTCATAAAGTAACCAAGAAGGATATCATACAATCCTTTCTGCACCCCATCCCAGGTGGGGAATTTTGGTTTTTTCAATTGAGGAAGGAGGTCTTGGGCGCGTTCGATGGGACCTGCCACAAGTTGTGGAAAATAATTCACAAAGAGAGCAAAGTCAAAAAAATCACGTTCCGCTTTGATTTGTCTGCGAAACACATCGATGGTATAGGACATGGTTTGGAAGGTATAAAAACTAATCCCCACCGGCAGGATGATATTTCTTAACAAGTATGTATTCGAATCGGTAGCAGCAGTGGAACCCATCCACAAGGCCAACTGGTTCCAAGAGTCAATGAGGTTCACTGCGAAAAAATCGTAGTACTTCATTGTAAAAAGAAGGCCCAAGTTGGCAACAATGGAAACCGATAGATAGAGGCGACGACGGATTTGGTTTTCTGTACTTTCAATGAAGATGGCAGCACAGTAGTCGATGATGGTACTAATGAGGATGAGAGTTAGAAAAAACCACTCCCACCACCCATAAAAAAAATAGGATGCTAGAAGGAGCCAAAGGTTTTGTGCACGGTAGGCCCATTTCTGTTTTCCGGCAAACCATCCGAATCCCAAAAAGACCGAATACACGACCAGAAAGAATAACAAAAAGACAAAAGTATTAAAAAGCATCGGTCTTCGTTACAATTTCCGGATCACTCGATTCTGTAAAATTGAAAAAATGAGGGTAAAATGGGGAATCTTATCGTTGACCCTTTCGGATTTACGGAAATCTTGAGAGTTACCTTGGATCTACGTTCGGAACTCAAAACCAAATTCGGTTTTTCGGAATTTCGCCCAGGCCAAGAAGAGGCCATTCGTTCTGTACTGGATGGGCAGGATACCTTGGCCATTTTACC encodes:
- a CDS encoding MBOAT family O-acyltransferase — translated: MLFNTFVFLLFFLVVYSVFLGFGWFAGKQKWAYRAQNLWLLLASYFFYGWWEWFFLTLILISTIIDYCAAIFIESTENQIRRRLYLSVSIVANLGLLFTMKYYDFFAVNLIDSWNQLALWMGSTAATDSNTYLLRNIILPVGISFYTFQTMSYTIDVFRRQIKAERDFFDFALFVNYFPQLVAGPIERAQDLLPQLKKPKFPTWDGVQKGLYDILLGYFMKVYVADNLSTYVDQVFLAGKSLYTQNPDIIQAMDGSQVFAGGFLFLTQIYCDFAGYSFIALGVSRLLGVTLTVNFETPEFSKTPTEFWNRWHVTLNRWFRDYIYISLGGSKYGKFAQYRNLFIIFFLSGLWHGANWTFITWGCLQGVYTIVYLVAFAKKKEDKTEVAETTKHSLVDKIKSILSGTFARVLIYTLVAFSGVGFRAYDAHMMFLYMQKILFVWDWDLYPNNNIKDMLGLFGEYFKIFLPLLIIDGISYFKKERYWIFLTHPIVQAFILSFMGFLILTRGVFGKEVIYFAF
- a CDS encoding LIC_10421 family protein, producing the protein MKTTKIIATGILAFGLATANLQALDTNERLELLETAMIEQATTPAQKSAVSEYLANVAKEKVELAQALRDRAGSPRGGKILSQMNEKKELLRRAEALEKEAQKYRTVSMDLSQKSMLVAQN
- a CDS encoding caspase family protein encodes the protein MFSFRNIFVCILSAYLIGLPVFGQNRYALFIGSNYKGNTAKIPELNLCEADATFLKEKIQKKGNFKDIKVLLGSMVTRDNVKNAITQLGKVVGKEDSVFLYFSGHGMYMKDAKAKNGMRNYLICYDRPHISDEELNEFLTEIKSQKTVLVMDCCYSGGIAKKGKNTRGAAEIPIAQGNDGVVRQNAEDYFFQDKAVISSSDDDQTSIEVGGTINHGIFTYNFGNALEKGDLNKDSVVTALEAFFVAKEDTVKMARQFNHEQTPQVSGNAAGIFLSGSPKPQTPPPKPPNVVINVPITPVETTTPPNNNTTTPPVTPEPEPTPANDTTVVIPPIVEVEPPAPPSVTTGSILIRTSIIKDKSFGGAATKSPYDLLNKQGKLKSSPAEDKVRSIKVLVDDQEYTSQVTTEKSKIWGSVTKNGTLIQGDIYNVKIDNLPAGVHQIEIRADKYPIYKTATAVLPKQTVTVDAVNSMDGFGAIRGRVFYKTLDNPIEKHPIYMPTVVSTNQIFKVTTDKDGYFWFTNLKPGKYEIRASFMEEMKLENSEIHVKPGEVTNVDIILNKKLSYTKTKY
- a CDS encoding DUF1574 family protein; its protein translation is MRSKFLGIGITLLFFLVLEIVVRFTGIHYLEQPEIFFVNLKKNFVESGKGDADIIVLGDSRSMALAGYPKEPGIEYSVYNHSLPAMGPKYYRFFLDKYLKKGNAKPKMILFAASPKLYSTGYGPPLYDPDAKQVEENESVSTYLNRRWNEGIQKNFFRTVTPTNIISYSGKQEDANQILWEFFGHRYLHQFTFSELSNQYSGVERLYILSKAMPLLYESYRFHGAIRNGLSVSNWKVDKNYKERSLFCESCENVEAGLCKPASSQLEDNRTIEDQINRHFGKYNISNRLKPELVLFSKEMIRKELDFELSNPKPYVYKKPDFVVIKELIEYTRANGIRFGMVYMPWMKERQESRESKDLLADLKLFFRDYPDVELFMFPDSSYPADQFVDNIHYDCRGEKRVNEEFRNYVLPRVFRFLNSK
- a CDS encoding cell division protein FtsQ/DivIB, with the translated sequence MVDTPQEIKEKRFGRVVPILLVFVGLVALGLVFRWGRPAKPVVRLEWEGLVALSPTLILTFLEVDPESPKIGDWKDWEKKLATHPRIRRVRVTRDPDGFLIINVQEKVAEFVIHVGNSLYEVDEDLEILSRDRVLADHIIVISGQFTVGDGKLEGRQIFDITKEMRQALSLYPPLKSRISELVAERDGNFTMYLKSPNSIKVYLGDKLELNIFRKLYASLAYMETESVKAVSIDLRGEDAIYH